One genomic segment of Hevea brasiliensis isolate MT/VB/25A 57/8 chromosome 3, ASM3005281v1, whole genome shotgun sequence includes these proteins:
- the LOC110659438 gene encoding protein TIFY 9, producing MSRATVELDFFGMEKRISANSRFPKFLHRQRSFRDIQSAISKINPQLLKSVIASGSANQQSPENGHQLDSKKSFSVPSTPKEELNPFPPLPVYSPLQRPALENPPQTAPLTIFYNGTVAVFDVPRDKAETILKLAQNGISKFVESTNQKQLLGTLDGDLPIARRKSLQMFLEKRKERLTSVSPYACKSVCRL from the exons ATGTCTAGAGCAACTGTCGAGCTCGATTTCTTTGGCATGGAGAAACGGATCTCTGCTAACTCTCGCTTCCCCAAGTTCCTTCATCGCCAGAGGAGCTTTCGAG ATATTCAAAGTGCCATTTCAAAAATCAATCCTCAGCTTCTCAAGTCTGTAATTGCCTCTGGCTCTGCCAATCAGCAGTCTCCGGAAAATGGCCATCAGCTCGATTCAAAAAAGTCATTTTCGGTGCCTTCTACTCCTAAAgaagaactcaatccatttccTCCTTTACCTGTCTATTCTCCTCTTCAAAG gCCTGCTTTAGAGAATCCTCCTCAAACGGCTCCTTTGACGATCTTCTACAACGGAACCGTTGCGGTTTTCGATGTTCCTCGAGATAAG GCGGAGACGATTTTGAAACTTGCCCAAAATGGAATCTCCAAATTTGTTGAATCAACAAATCAAAAACAGCTGCTGGGGACTCTTGACGGAG ATCTGCCAATTGCTAGGAGAAAATCTTTGCAGATGTTTCTGGAGAAACGCAAGGAAAG GTTGACTTCGGTATCCCCGTATGCTTGCAAATCTGTTTGTCGTTTATAG
- the LOC110659437 gene encoding uncharacterized protein LOC110659437: MAMTSLLGPPELHNPTLLAKPPPSEATDGVSDPFMDLMVANFNKTTIDPMQSPPMGYTENCSATYLSSGNPCLDFFFHVVPNTPPQSIREKLHDAWQYNPLTTLKLICNLRGVRGTGKSDKEGFYAAAIWLHQFHPKTLAFNVSSLANFGYFKDLPEILYRLLEGYDVRRIQKAQWEQRKRGGKRKGNSFKFRLSTFRGPFQHRTKSKRSKRSRRAKPTVTRQIRISNAMQRNKIEKEKASVARKEKKVAMAKKVFERYSRDPDFRFLYEHVTDFFAECLKTDMEHLNSGQTTKVSLAAKWCPSIDSSFDRSTLLCEGIARKIFPRESYPEYEGIEEAHYAYRIRDRLRKEVLVPLRKVLELPEVYIGHNRWGDIPYNRVASVAMKFYKEKFLKHDAERFSKYLKDVESGKAKIAAGALFPHEIIMALDDDDGGQVAELQWKRMVDDLVQKGKLKNCMAICDVSGSMSGIPMEVSVALGVLVSELSEEPWRGKVITFSERPTLQMVQGDSLRAKTEFVRSMDWGCNTDFQKVFDLILKVAVDGKLKEDEMIKRVFVFSDMEFDEASSRPWETDYKVIETKFREKGYENVIPEAVFWNLRYSRATPVPATQKGVALVSGYSKNLMKVFLDGDGSVDPVSVMEAAISGEEYQKLSVLD, from the coding sequence ATGGCAATGACATCTCTCCTCGGTCCTCCAGAGCTCCACAACCCAACTCTTTTAGCAAAACCACCCCCAAGCGAAGCTACAGATGGCGTTAGTGATCCGTTCATGGATCTCATGGTGGCCAATTTCAATAAAACTACCATTGATCCAATGCAATCTCCACCAATGGGTTACACTGAGAATTGTTCGGCGACATATCTCTCATCGGGCAATCCTTGCCTTGATTTCTTCTTCCATGTCGTACCCAATACCCCTCCCCAATCCATTAGGGAGAAGCTCCACGATGCATGGCAGTACAACCCCTTGACCACCCTTAAGCTTATATGTAATCTTAGGGGTGTTCGTGGCACCGGAAAATCTGACAAAGAAGGGTTTTATGCCGCGGCGATTTGGCTTCATCAATTCCACCCCAAAACGCTTGCTTTTAACGTTTCATCTTTGGCGAATTTCGGTTATTTCAAGGACTTGCCCGAGATTCTTTACCGTCTTCTGGAGGGATATGATGTGAGGAGGATCCAAAAAGCACAGTGGGAGCAGAGAAAAAGGGGGggcaaaaggaaaggaaacagtTTTAAATTTAGGCTTTCGACATTTCGAGGTCCGTTTCAACACCGAACCAAAAGCAAACGGTCTAAGCGATCAAGGCGAGCAAAGCCCACTGTGACCAGACAGATAAGGATCTCGAACGCTATGCAAAGGAACAAAATTGAGAAAGAGAAAGCAAGCGTGGCCAGGAAAGAGAAGAAAGTAGCCATGGCCAAGAAGGTTTTTGAGAGATATAGCCGAGACCCTGATTTCCGATTCCTATACGAGCACGTCACGGACTTCTTCGCTGAGTGCCTGAAAACAGATATGGAGCACCTCAACTCTGGTCAGACGACAAAGGTGAGCCTTGCTGCTAAATGGTGCCCGTCGATCGACTCTTCTTTTGATCGATCAACTTTGCTTTGTGAGGGTATTGCGAGGAAGATATTTCCTAGAGAATCCTATCCTGAATATGAAGGAATCGAAGAGGCACATTACGCTTATAGGATTCGGGATCGATTGAGGAAGGAGGTTTTAGTGCCGCTTCGAAAGGTTCTGGAGTTACCAGAAGTGTATATTGGGCATAACAGATGGGGTGATATTCCATACAATCGGGTTGCTTCTGTGGCTATGAAATTTTACAAGGAGAAGTTCTTGAAACATGACGCTGAGCGTTTCTCCAAGTATTTAAAGGATGTGGAATCTGGGAAGGCCAAGATCGCAGCGGGCGCTTTGTTTCCTCATGAGATAATTATGGCTttggatgatgatgatggtgggcAAGTGGCAGAGCTGCAATGGAAAAGAATGGTGGATGATCTTGTCCAGAAGGGGAAGTTGAAAAACTGTATGGCTATTTGTGATGTGTCTGGTAGCATGAGTGGGATACCAATGGAGGTATCTGTAGCATTGGGTGTGTTAGTTTCTGAACTGAGCGAGGAGCCATGGAGAGGAAAGGTTATTACTTTCAGTGAAAGACCTACTCTTCAAATGGTCCAAGGAGATAGTCTTAGGGCGAAGACAGAGTTTGTGAGAAGCATGGATTGGGGATGTAACACTGATTTCCAAAAGGTGTTTGACCTCATCCTGAAAGTGGCTGTTGATGGGAAATTGAAGGAGGATGAGATGATAAAGAGGGTATTTGTGTTCAGTGATATGGAGTTTGATGAAGCATCATCAAGACCTTGGGAAACAGACTATAAAGTGATAGAGACGAAATTCAGAGAGAAAGGGTATGAAAACGTGATCCCAGAAGCTGTGTTTTGGAATTTGAGATATTCGAGGGCTACACCAGTACCTGCAACGCAAAAAGGGGTGGCGTTGGTAAGTGGGTATTCAAAAAATTTGATGAAGGTGTTCTTGGATGGGGATGGTTCTGTAGACCCTGTGTCCGTcatggaagctgccatctctggAGAAGAGTACCAAAAGCTTTCTGTGCTGGACTAA
- the LOC110659435 gene encoding cysteine-rich and transmembrane domain-containing protein WIH2 — MSYQRLDYPPPPPPPPPGPPPPYPPPGYPPPGYPPPPPPPPGAPYPPPPPPGYQEYFYEGYPPHPPPSMENRQEDTGCSSFLKGCLAALCCCCLLEECFL; from the exons ATGAGCTACCAGCGTCTTGACtaccctccacctccacctccacctccaccag GGCCTCCACCTCCATATCCTCCGCCAGGCTATCCACCTCCAGGCTATCCACCTCCACCGCCACCACCGCCAGGGGCCCCTTATCCCCCACCACCTCCGCCTGGTTATCAAGAATACTTCTATGAAGGCTACCCTCCACATCCTCCACCTTCCATGGAGAACCGCCAAGAGGACACTGGTTGTTCTTCTTTTCTGAAGGGATG TTTGGCTGCACTTTGTTGCTGCTGTCTGTTGGAAGAGTGCTTCCTCTAA